TCGCGGCCGAACCCGGACTGCTTGTAGCCGCCCCACTCGGCCTGGGGCAGGTACGGGTGGAAGTCGTTGATCCAGATCGTGCCGTGGCGCAGCCGCCCGGCCACGCGCTGGGCGCGGCCCGCGTCCTGGGTGAACACCGCCCCGGCCAGGCCGTAGTGGGTGTCGTTGGCGATGCGGACCGCGTCGTCCTCGTCAGTGAACGTCTCGACCGTCAGCACCGGCCCGAACGACTCGTCGACGACCGCCGACGAGCCCTGTTTGACCTGGTCGAGGATGGTCGGCAGGTAGTAGAAGCCGTCGGCCAGCGCCGGGTCGTCCGGACGGCGCCCGCCCGTCCGCAGCACCGCGCCCTCGGCCAGCGCCGCCGCCACGTACCTCTCGATCTTCGCCCGGTGCGCCGCGGAGATCAGCGGCCCGGTCTCGGCGTGCTCGTCGAACGGCCCGCCCAGGCGGATCCGCTCGGCCCGGCGCACCAGCTCGTCGACGAACTCGTCGTGCCACTCCCGCTGCACGATCAGCCGCGCGCCCGCCGAGCACACCTGGCCGGAGTGCAGGAACACCGCCGTCAGCGCGTAGTCGACCGCCGTCTCGAAGTCGGCGTCGGCGAAGACCACGTTCGGGTTCTTCCCGCCCAGCTCCAAGGCCACTTTCTTGACCGTCCCGGCGGCCGCCGCGGCGATCACCCTGCCGGTGGCGAGCCCGCCGGTGAACGACACGAGATCGACGTCCGGGTGATCGGACAGCGGCGCGCCGACC
This genomic window from Amycolatopsis mongoliensis contains:
- a CDS encoding aldehyde dehydrogenase family protein codes for the protein MADFFIGGDWVDAIGGGRREIRCPADGSLVATVAEGTAKDTEAAIAAARRAFDTGPWPGTPAHLRGDLLLRTADLLDRDAEAFARAESLDTGKRLVESRYDMADIAACLRYFGKLAAQDAGRVVDTGNPDAFSRIVHEPVGVCGLITPWNYPLLQTVWKIAPALAAGNTFVLKPSELTPHTSILFLKLLTEAGLPAGVGNLVLGAGAEVGAPLSDHPDVDLVSFTGGLATGRVIAAAAAGTVKKVALELGGKNPNVVFADADFETAVDYALTAVFLHSGQVCSAGARLIVQREWHDEFVDELVRRAERIRLGGPFDEHAETGPLISAAHRAKIERYVAAALAEGAVLRTGGRRPDDPALADGFYYLPTILDQVKQGSSAVVDESFGPVLTVETFTDEDDAVRIANDTHYGLAGAVFTQDAGRAQRVAGRLRHGTIWINDFHPYLPQAEWGGYKQSGFGRELGPTGLGEYTEVKHIYQNLRPAPQHWFAG